In the Paraflavitalea devenefica genome, one interval contains:
- a CDS encoding GPW/gp25 family protein, with amino-acid sequence MSTENEIIGTGWAFPPHFDPDSNTTAMADGVEDINQSLYILFTTELGERVMQPNYGSALKSMLFESINEHFKTYMRMVLVRSIALYEARIRPLNIDFVADETLEGRYLMLLDYIVVSTRKRNNFIFPFYLNA; translated from the coding sequence ATGAGCACAGAAAACGAAATTATTGGCACAGGCTGGGCATTTCCCCCGCACTTCGATCCCGACAGCAATACAACAGCAATGGCCGACGGCGTGGAGGATATTAACCAAAGCCTCTACATACTGTTCACCACCGAACTCGGTGAAAGGGTGATGCAACCTAACTATGGCAGTGCCCTCAAATCCATGTTGTTTGAAAGCATCAACGAGCATTTCAAAACCTACATGCGGATGGTGCTGGTAAGAAGCATCGCCCTCTATGAAGCAAGGATAAGGCCGCTGAACATAGATTTCGTTGCAGATGAAACGCTGGAAGGAAGATACCTGATGCTTCTCGATTACATCGTGGTCTCTACCAGGAAGCGGAACAATTTCATTTTTCCTTTTTATCTAAACGCGTAA
- a CDS encoding PAAR domain-containing protein — protein sequence MPAAGRITDVTSDGVVTGAGTPTVLIGSLPAAVAGDISTPSSGNVPGPFTMGSTTVLIGGKPAIRVGDVPGNGSGITVGLPTVQIG from the coding sequence ATGCCGGCAGCAGGAAGAATAACAGATGTGACCTCAGATGGTGTTGTTACGGGTGCAGGCACGCCCACGGTATTGATCGGCAGCCTGCCCGCCGCCGTGGCAGGCGATATCAGTACTCCGTCGTCCGGTAATGTACCGGGCCCCTTTACCATGGGCAGCACCACTGTACTGATCGGCGGAAAACCCGCCATAAGAGTTGGCGACGTTCCCGGAAATGGTTCCGGTATCACCGTGGGGTTACCCACTGTTCAAATAGGATAA
- the vgrG gene encoding type VI secretion system tip protein VgrG: protein MALTDLLPAIDYSKYACNVFINNQPLPADFQVISIQVKQGYQYISSAQIVFKQSPGLGESIIPNPLGGNLPVAGAPIAIKAKLDFDEIVLFEGHIVRHKYKNSTSGTRFQVTAKNKLVNMALSTATEVFAKQSDKDIINAIVSKHGGSLATSHLTSQFMVKHTQLVKNGLNDWDFINIRAEANGCFIYTEKDTVTIDKPTQEFDPTKIITAQYGQNVYELEMEQDERKYQVEKELISFSLSSLENETTSEEEAPAATPATVKGKHSGINYRTFNEMECTDLVGAATQLKALSRQNGLVHLRANLTAKPGGTIEVKGFNALADGKFIITSVMHDYSDGGFSTYLQFGLNHESYSCKYNLHPANSRPVILSGLVTQLQEDPDNLNRIKVKIAGWKDAQEEIWARVSTSYAGDQYGMVLLPEIGDEVIVAFMGNDFDVPIVIGSAFSPKFPPHTEFKDDNYDKVFITKKGMKWAWNDEKCIHEISTKNGNKIVISEDEKSITIQDENSNKIVMNDSEINLTGTKDIVIKANANVKIDGAAVEITASGNLKLKGSMVFIN, encoded by the coding sequence ATGGCGTTAACAGACCTTTTACCAGCTATTGATTACAGTAAATACGCCTGCAATGTGTTTATTAACAATCAACCATTGCCGGCCGATTTCCAGGTCATATCCATACAGGTAAAACAGGGTTATCAGTACATCTCATCCGCCCAGATCGTTTTCAAGCAATCTCCCGGCCTGGGCGAATCCATCATACCCAATCCGCTTGGCGGCAACTTGCCAGTGGCAGGCGCGCCCATTGCCATCAAGGCCAAGCTGGACTTTGACGAGATCGTATTATTTGAAGGCCATATTGTACGGCATAAATACAAGAACTCCACCAGCGGCACCCGCTTCCAGGTAACGGCCAAGAACAAACTGGTGAACATGGCGCTGAGCACAGCGACGGAAGTATTTGCCAAGCAATCGGACAAGGACATCATTAACGCTATCGTATCCAAGCATGGAGGCAGCCTGGCTACCAGCCACCTCACCAGCCAGTTCATGGTAAAGCATACCCAACTGGTGAAGAACGGGTTGAACGACTGGGACTTTATCAATATCCGCGCAGAGGCCAATGGTTGTTTTATCTATACAGAAAAAGATACGGTGACGATTGACAAACCCACGCAGGAGTTTGACCCTACGAAGATCATCACCGCCCAATACGGACAGAATGTATATGAGCTGGAGATGGAGCAGGATGAGAGAAAATACCAGGTGGAGAAAGAGCTGATCAGCTTTAGCCTCAGCTCGCTGGAGAATGAAACCACCAGTGAAGAAGAGGCGCCGGCTGCAACACCGGCCACCGTAAAAGGCAAGCATTCGGGCATCAATTACCGTACGTTCAACGAAATGGAATGTACCGACCTGGTGGGCGCCGCCACACAATTGAAAGCGCTTTCCCGGCAGAATGGGCTGGTGCACCTGCGAGCCAACCTGACCGCTAAACCCGGTGGCACCATCGAAGTAAAGGGATTTAATGCCCTCGCCGATGGGAAGTTCATCATCACCTCTGTGATGCACGACTACAGCGATGGTGGCTTCAGCACCTACCTGCAGTTTGGCCTCAACCATGAATCCTATAGCTGTAAATACAACCTGCATCCTGCCAATAGCCGGCCGGTAATACTGAGCGGTCTGGTAACGCAGCTACAGGAAGACCCGGACAACTTAAACCGCATCAAAGTGAAGATCGCCGGCTGGAAAGATGCGCAGGAAGAAATATGGGCGCGGGTGTCCACTTCCTATGCAGGTGATCAATACGGCATGGTGCTGTTGCCGGAGATAGGCGATGAAGTGATCGTGGCATTCATGGGTAATGATTTCGATGTACCCATTGTAATAGGTTCTGCTTTCAGTCCCAAGTTCCCGCCGCATACAGAGTTTAAAGATGATAACTACGATAAAGTATTTATCACTAAAAAAGGTATGAAGTGGGCCTGGAACGATGAGAAATGTATACATGAGATATCGACAAAGAATGGGAATAAGATCGTGATCTCGGAAGACGAGAAGTCCATTACCATCCAGGATGAGAACTCCAACAAGATCGTGATGAACGACAGTGAGATCAACCTGACGGGCACCAAGGACATCGTGATCAAGGCCAATGCCAATGTAAAAATAGATGGCGCAGCGGTGGAGATCACTGCCTCAGGCAATTTGAAACTAAAAGGTTCCATGGTATTTATTAATTAA
- a CDS encoding CIS tube protein yields MSLMKMTILSFKSFDNPADLLKPRIFLAMFNPSSYKVEYSFTKDQKEASGTDAPKTPVTSVSPKKMSFDFLVDGTGANGDQRIVLLETTKFGSVVMPEKKDLLAINQKDGHLKLPKLLLVWGTFMFTCEIESYSVNYTLFSQFGIPLRATISATFNEFVPDPKTDVLNSFEVPEALDTISNVASFLSTAFTVTNSVVQAVDMARTEDLNSLREHITIK; encoded by the coding sequence ATGTCTTTAATGAAAATGACCATACTGTCCTTTAAGAGTTTTGACAATCCGGCGGACCTGTTGAAACCAAGGATCTTTTTAGCCATGTTCAACCCATCGAGCTATAAAGTGGAATACAGTTTCACGAAGGACCAAAAGGAAGCCAGCGGTACCGATGCGCCCAAAACGCCTGTCACTTCGGTGAGTCCCAAGAAAATGTCATTCGACTTCCTGGTGGATGGCACCGGCGCCAATGGCGACCAAAGGATTGTGCTGCTGGAGACTACCAAATTCGGGTCGGTGGTGATGCCGGAGAAAAAAGACCTGCTGGCCATCAACCAGAAGGATGGACACCTGAAGCTGCCCAAATTGCTATTGGTATGGGGTACGTTCATGTTTACCTGCGAAATAGAAAGCTATTCCGTGAACTATACCCTGTTCAGCCAGTTCGGCATCCCGCTGAGGGCTACCATATCAGCCACCTTTAATGAATTTGTGCCCGATCCTAAAACGGATGTGCTGAACTCATTCGAGGTGCCGGAGGCGTTGGATACCATATCCAATGTAGCCAGTTTCCTGAGCACCGCCTTCACCGTCACCAACAGTGTAGTGCAGGCTGTTGACATGGCAAGGACAGAAGACCTGAACAGCTTACGTGAACACATAACCATTAAATAA
- a CDS encoding DUF5908 family protein, giving the protein MPIIIHEIVITTNIEKNTAATNAATQAGNLPVEEVVKQAVEKVMEILEEKKQR; this is encoded by the coding sequence ATGCCCATTATCATTCATGAGATCGTGATCACCACCAACATTGAAAAGAATACCGCCGCTACCAATGCCGCGACGCAAGCAGGTAATCTACCAGTGGAAGAAGTGGTGAAGCAAGCAGTGGAAAAAGTAATGGAGATCCTCGAAGAGAAAAAACAACGCTGA
- a CDS encoding phage tail protein, translated as MSRYPPVGFSFWVSFEISNEPIDIAFQDVAGIGMELQTEDVVEGGENRFTQKLPTRANYTPLVLKRGLAVQSTLTNWCRDAVENLSIQPATIIVALLNEKKEPLMAYRFLNAYPLKWSISNFNAESSSLVIESLELYYQYFKIINS; from the coding sequence ATGAGCCGTTATCCGCCAGTAGGATTTTCCTTTTGGGTAAGTTTTGAGATCAGCAATGAACCCATTGACATTGCCTTCCAGGATGTGGCAGGCATCGGCATGGAGCTGCAAACAGAAGATGTGGTGGAAGGCGGCGAGAACAGGTTTACCCAGAAACTGCCCACCCGCGCCAACTATACGCCGCTCGTGCTGAAGCGCGGGCTGGCCGTACAGTCTACCTTAACCAACTGGTGCAGGGACGCAGTCGAGAACCTGTCAATACAACCGGCCACCATCATCGTTGCACTGCTCAATGAAAAAAAGGAACCCCTCATGGCCTACCGGTTCCTCAATGCTTACCCTTTAAAGTGGAGCATTTCCAATTTCAATGCAGAAAGCAGCTCGCTGGTCATCGAATCGCTGGAACTGTATTACCAGTATTTCAAAATAATCAACTCATAA
- a CDS encoding phage tail protein, giving the protein MANYPLPKFHFRVEWGGSKIGFTEVTGLNIENEMIEYRDGSSPEYHKIKMPGLQKYGNVTLKRGMFNSDNEFFQWLNTVSLSKIERRDITISLLNENHEPVYIWRLKNAWPTKVTAPDLKSDANEVAVETIEMAHEGLVIEAV; this is encoded by the coding sequence ATGGCAAATTATCCACTCCCAAAATTCCACTTCCGGGTGGAATGGGGCGGTTCAAAAATTGGTTTTACAGAAGTTACCGGTCTCAACATCGAAAATGAAATGATCGAATACCGCGATGGCTCCAGCCCGGAATACCACAAAATAAAAATGCCGGGATTGCAGAAGTATGGCAACGTGACCCTGAAACGCGGCATGTTCAACAGCGACAATGAATTCTTTCAATGGCTCAATACTGTATCGCTGAGCAAGATAGAACGGCGCGACATCACCATCTCCCTGCTCAATGAAAACCATGAGCCGGTATACATCTGGCGCCTGAAAAATGCCTGGCCCACGAAAGTGACAGCGCCCGACCTGAAGAGCGACGCCAATGAAGTAGCTGTTGAAACCATTGAGATGGCCCATGAAGGGCTGGTGATTGAAGCCGTTTAA
- a CDS encoding phage tail sheath family protein translates to MAFSYKTPGVYLEEIVKLPPSVASVETAIPCFFGVTQKATELKDADLTGVAKKINSLADYEFYYGFADVVKAEVLVKLNLPAEAKIVAASPYVNNMYYAVKHYFDNGGGPCYIHSIGGFARTGVDVNTYKNELLKLDLVDEVTLIILPDLAGLANKDHFYDVYNSALQKVAALQDKFVVIDVNRELTGSKVSAEKSKTEFRNTISNNVDSIKYGAAYFPHLETTYSYDFNTADIKMTFAADVISSNAAANLLNNINYKAAKELFNVNNVIAAFNDDYFKNISTEAYTNKISDINSKKNAILPYFVPAAQQTLTDNTKKLTDQIKVQADAAIAGALTKFNYVDTAANEKATLLAQLQAKVMASYGALDAAIRTDLETNKGVDETNYGTLNTTLLSKIIPFFNSVFESRLKEAFLGIPLLLPPSPAIAGVYAAVDRTRGVWKAPANISLNAVKKPEVALSDLDQEDFNVDAENGKSINCVRQFVGRGNLVWGARTLAGNNNEWRYVNVRRFFNMVEESCQNASRQFVFEPNDANTWVRVKGMIDNYLTNLWRAGALQGAKPEHAFYTAVGLNQTMTQDDILNGLLIVEIGLAVVRPAEFIILRFSHKLAVS, encoded by the coding sequence ATGGCATTTAGTTATAAAACTCCCGGTGTGTACCTGGAAGAAATCGTAAAGCTGCCACCCTCTGTGGCCTCGGTAGAAACCGCCATTCCCTGCTTCTTCGGCGTTACCCAAAAAGCAACGGAACTAAAAGATGCAGACCTGACCGGCGTAGCCAAAAAGATCAACTCGCTCGCTGATTATGAGTTTTATTATGGCTTTGCCGATGTGGTAAAGGCGGAAGTGCTGGTGAAGCTGAACCTGCCCGCAGAAGCAAAAATAGTAGCGGCCTCCCCTTACGTGAACAACATGTACTATGCCGTGAAGCATTACTTCGACAATGGCGGCGGCCCCTGCTACATTCACTCCATCGGCGGCTTTGCCCGCACCGGTGTAGATGTGAATACCTATAAGAATGAGCTACTGAAGCTGGACCTGGTAGATGAGGTAACCCTGATCATACTGCCCGACCTGGCGGGACTGGCCAACAAAGACCATTTCTACGATGTGTACAACAGCGCCCTGCAAAAAGTGGCCGCCCTGCAGGACAAGTTTGTGGTGATTGATGTAAACAGGGAGCTTACAGGCAGCAAAGTATCGGCAGAGAAATCTAAAACGGAATTCAGGAATACCATCTCCAACAATGTTGATTCCATTAAATACGGCGCGGCTTACTTCCCGCACCTGGAGACCACCTATAGCTACGATTTCAATACCGCGGATATCAAGATGACCTTTGCGGCCGATGTGATCAGTTCCAATGCAGCCGCCAACCTGCTCAACAACATCAACTACAAGGCAGCCAAAGAATTATTCAATGTGAACAATGTCATTGCCGCCTTCAATGACGATTACTTTAAGAACATCAGTACGGAAGCCTATACCAATAAGATCAGTGATATCAACAGCAAGAAGAACGCCATCCTGCCTTATTTCGTTCCGGCCGCCCAGCAAACCTTAACAGACAATACCAAGAAGCTGACCGACCAGATCAAGGTACAGGCGGATGCCGCTATTGCCGGCGCCCTCACCAAGTTTAACTATGTCGATACAGCAGCCAATGAAAAGGCCACCCTGCTGGCCCAGTTGCAGGCCAAAGTGATGGCTTCTTATGGCGCCCTCGATGCAGCCATCAGGACCGACCTGGAGACGAACAAAGGTGTTGACGAAACCAACTATGGCACCTTGAATACAACCCTCCTGTCGAAGATCATACCGTTCTTTAACTCTGTATTTGAGAGCAGGCTGAAAGAAGCCTTCCTGGGTATACCGCTCTTACTGCCTCCTTCTCCTGCCATCGCCGGTGTATATGCCGCTGTAGACAGGACCCGCGGGGTATGGAAAGCGCCGGCCAATATATCCCTCAACGCTGTTAAGAAACCGGAAGTGGCGTTGAGCGACCTGGACCAGGAAGACTTTAACGTGGATGCGGAGAATGGCAAGTCCATCAACTGCGTCCGCCAGTTTGTAGGCAGGGGCAACCTGGTATGGGGTGCACGCACACTGGCCGGCAACAACAACGAATGGCGCTATGTGAATGTGCGCAGGTTCTTCAACATGGTGGAAGAAAGCTGCCAGAATGCTTCCCGTCAGTTTGTGTTTGAGCCCAATGATGCCAATACCTGGGTGCGGGTGAAAGGGATGATTGATAACTACCTCACCAACCTGTGGAGAGCAGGGGCTTTACAGGGCGCTAAACCGGAGCATGCTTTTTACACAGCGGTGGGCCTTAACCAAACCATGACGCAGGATGATATACTTAATGGACTGCTCATCGTAGAGATCGGACTGGCCGTGGTGCGCCCTGCTGAGTTCATCATCTTACGCTTCTCTCATAAACTGGCTGTTTCGTAA
- a CDS encoding DUF4255 domain-containing protein — MGPFIAFLKDDLNAFISNKIGASSDFVISANLNNIVDKTDGTIDNKIVISIVNIEEEKMLKSPDNYVKVNNEINYRKPPVWLNVICLFTFYTKSLENYDGIDMLENVVQYFQSKPRIDKTTAVVPANYPANLEEVRAEFVSLNYEQTNYLWGLFGGKYHPSVVYKFKTIPVDNADITPGGPPIEETMVNALHKKN, encoded by the coding sequence ATGGGGCCTTTCATTGCCTTTTTAAAAGATGATCTCAATGCCTTTATCTCCAATAAAATTGGCGCCAGCAGTGACTTTGTCATAAGCGCCAACCTCAACAACATTGTTGATAAAACAGATGGCACAATAGATAATAAGATTGTGATCAGCATTGTAAACATTGAAGAGGAAAAAATGCTGAAGTCGCCTGATAACTATGTTAAGGTCAATAATGAGATCAACTATCGCAAACCACCGGTATGGCTGAACGTCATCTGCCTGTTTACTTTTTACACCAAGAGCCTGGAGAATTACGACGGTATTGATATGCTGGAAAATGTAGTCCAGTACTTCCAGAGCAAGCCACGCATTGATAAAACAACGGCCGTAGTGCCTGCCAATTATCCGGCCAACCTGGAAGAAGTGAGAGCAGAATTTGTATCGCTGAACTATGAACAAACGAATTACCTGTGGGGACTTTTCGGCGGCAAGTACCACCCTTCTGTGGTATACAAGTTTAAAACCATCCCGGTTGACAATGCGGATATCACACCGGGTGGTCCGCCGATTGAAGAAACCATGGTCAATGCCTTACACAAAAAGAACTAA
- a CDS encoding bifunctional 4-hydroxy-2-oxoglutarate aldolase/2-dehydro-3-deoxy-phosphogluconate aldolase: MSTLQQLLEHKIVAILRGVPANNVLPVAGALYEGGIRALEVTLNSHQALQQIETLQQALGNKLLVGAGTVLDLEGAKAAREAGARFLISPTVDTKVISFAKEHDLVSIPGAYTATEVLLAHNSGGDIIKIFPAPNPAYIKNLRGPLDHIRMMAVGGINAENIHQYQQAGAVSFGVASSLVKTTTVVDESYLQQLTGTAQRLVQAIATQ; encoded by the coding sequence ATGTCAACACTGCAACAGCTTCTTGAGCATAAGATTGTAGCCATCCTCAGGGGCGTTCCTGCCAACAATGTACTGCCCGTGGCCGGCGCCTTATATGAAGGAGGGATCAGGGCGCTGGAAGTAACATTAAATTCTCATCAGGCATTACAACAAATTGAAACCCTACAGCAGGCCCTGGGCAATAAACTCCTGGTAGGCGCAGGCACTGTGCTGGACCTTGAAGGCGCCAAAGCGGCCAGGGAGGCAGGGGCCCGGTTCCTGATATCGCCAACGGTAGATACCAAAGTGATCAGCTTCGCGAAGGAACATGATCTCGTATCCATCCCGGGCGCCTATACGGCCACAGAAGTATTGCTGGCCCATAACAGCGGGGGCGATATCATTAAGATCTTTCCCGCTCCCAACCCCGCCTACATTAAAAACTTACGGGGCCCGCTGGACCACATAAGAATGATGGCTGTAGGAGGGATCAACGCGGAGAATATTCACCAATACCAGCAGGCAGGGGCAGTAAGCTTCGGCGTTGCCAGTTCACTCGTGAAGACTACCACCGTTGTGGATGAAAGCTACCTGCAGCAGTTGACCGGAACGGCACAAAGATTGGTACAAGCCATAGCCACCCAATAA
- a CDS encoding 2-dehydro-3-deoxygalactonokinase — translation MDTFLSCDWGTSTFRLRLVNTSPLTVLAEAISPEGIAALFTRWKNEPGTPNERLSFYRSWLGTQIKKLEEKQGMDLQHLPLIVSGMASSSIGMKELPYKELPFKTDGSDLAVNYIPPAAGMTNPLFLLSGACTNNDVLRGEETLLAGAGADTAGEEAVFIFPGTHSKHVYVQNSTAVDFKTFMTGEFFELLTVKSILANSVEKSEWAGAGTFFQEGILAGTSSSLLNSAFHARTNVLFKKCTPAENYQYLSGLLIGHELKDLQTAARQIVLVAGQGLKDQYLQALSILGLAEKTTCIDADAALLKGQWRIWQATHKQFIRDHS, via the coding sequence ATGGATACCTTTTTAAGTTGTGATTGGGGCACTTCCACTTTCCGGTTAAGGCTGGTCAATACCTCCCCTCTCACCGTATTGGCAGAAGCAATCAGCCCGGAGGGTATTGCTGCCCTCTTCACACGTTGGAAAAATGAGCCCGGCACCCCAAACGAACGCCTTTCCTTTTACCGTTCCTGGCTTGGCACACAAATAAAAAAACTGGAAGAAAAACAGGGTATGGATCTGCAGCACCTGCCATTGATCGTTAGTGGAATGGCTTCCTCTTCCATCGGTATGAAAGAATTACCTTATAAAGAATTACCCTTTAAAACAGATGGCTCCGATCTTGCTGTAAATTATATACCCCCTGCTGCCGGGATGACCAATCCGTTATTCCTCCTATCGGGCGCCTGCACCAACAATGATGTGTTACGCGGTGAAGAGACCCTGCTGGCAGGCGCTGGTGCAGATACAGCAGGAGAGGAGGCTGTATTCATCTTTCCCGGTACGCATTCCAAACATGTTTATGTGCAAAACAGCACTGCTGTAGACTTTAAGACCTTCATGACCGGTGAGTTTTTTGAACTGCTCACCGTTAAAAGTATCCTGGCCAATTCGGTAGAGAAAAGTGAATGGGCCGGGGCCGGTACCTTCTTTCAAGAAGGCATCCTGGCCGGAACAAGTTCCAGCCTGCTCAACAGTGCTTTTCATGCACGTACCAATGTATTATTCAAAAAATGTACGCCTGCCGAAAACTATCAGTACCTCAGCGGACTATTGATCGGGCATGAACTAAAAGACCTGCAAACGGCAGCCCGTCAAATTGTGCTGGTGGCGGGGCAGGGGCTGAAAGATCAGTACCTGCAGGCCCTGTCCATCCTGGGGTTAGCGGAAAAGACTACCTGTATAGATGCCGATGCTGCCTTGTTGAAAGGACAGTGGCGCATCTGGCAGGCGACCCATAAACAATTCATCAGGGACCATTCCTAA
- a CDS encoding SMP-30/gluconolactonase/LRE family protein, whose protein sequence is MKKAMVYLSLLLIGCADAGKPAADAPAGDATTSPTQSTRIEVIDGEALNILDSSAAIETIAGGFSWTEGPLVLGNNEALLFSDIPNNRVYKWTEGDSVTLFLERSGYSGTVQGMKEPGSNALLLNPQGELVLLQHGDRRIVKMTASLQQPAALFTPLVERYEGKRLNSPNDGVYHSNGDLYFTDPPYGLDKRVDDPAKELPFQGVYRLKPNGKLDILTKELKYPNGIALSPDNKYLYVASSDAQNMIWMQYELDEKGFIKSGREFYAVHAYEGKEKGAPDGMKVNKNGYLFASGPEGVWIFHPSGKPVARIYTGHHTSNCAFSPDQKTLYMTCDDYVMRVRLK, encoded by the coding sequence ATGAAAAAAGCAATGGTATATCTTTCTCTGTTACTCATTGGCTGTGCCGATGCAGGCAAGCCTGCTGCTGATGCACCGGCCGGCGATGCTACAACATCACCAACGCAGTCCACCAGGATTGAGGTCATAGATGGTGAAGCGCTGAACATCCTTGATTCATCGGCTGCTATCGAAACCATTGCAGGCGGCTTTAGCTGGACCGAAGGCCCGTTGGTATTGGGCAATAATGAAGCACTCCTTTTTTCAGATATTCCCAACAACAGGGTCTACAAATGGACGGAGGGTGATAGTGTTACCCTATTCCTGGAGCGTTCGGGCTATTCAGGTACTGTACAGGGAATGAAAGAGCCGGGTTCCAATGCTTTATTATTAAATCCGCAGGGTGAATTGGTTTTGCTGCAACATGGTGACCGGCGTATTGTGAAAATGACAGCCTCTTTACAACAACCGGCAGCCCTGTTTACGCCATTGGTAGAGCGATACGAAGGAAAACGTTTGAATAGCCCCAATGATGGCGTGTACCATTCCAATGGAGACCTTTATTTCACCGACCCTCCCTATGGACTGGATAAAAGGGTGGATGATCCGGCCAAAGAGCTCCCCTTCCAGGGTGTTTACCGGTTGAAGCCAAATGGGAAGTTGGATATCCTGACTAAAGAACTAAAATATCCCAATGGTATTGCCCTCTCACCTGATAATAAATATTTGTATGTGGCCAGTTCCGATGCACAGAACATGATCTGGATGCAATATGAGCTCGATGAAAAAGGATTCATCAAAAGCGGTCGTGAGTTTTATGCGGTGCATGCATATGAGGGCAAGGAGAAAGGAGCACCTGATGGCATGAAGGTGAATAAAAATGGTTACCTCTTTGCCAGTGGCCCCGAAGGTGTGTGGATCTTCCATCCTTCGGGAAAGCCGGTAGCCCGTATTTACACCGGTCACCATACTTCCAACTGCGCCTTTTCGCCCGACCAAAAAACACTCTATATGACCTGTGATGATTATGTGATGCGTGTCAGGCTAAAATAA
- the xth gene encoding exodeoxyribonuclease III, producing the protein MKIATYNVNGVNGRLPVLLRWLGEAKPDVVCLQELKAPQEKFPEQAVKDAGYHAIWHGQKSWNGVAILARKEVPQEVRRALPGDPEDSHSRYIEATVNGIVIGCLYLPNGNPAPGPKFDYKLSWFERLTVHAKTLLAQDKPVVLAGDYNVMPTEQDVYKPERWVDDALFRPETCAAFAKLAGQGWTDALRKLYPTEKIYTFWDYFRNAYGRDAGLRIDHFLLSPHVAGRLKAAGVDRHVRGWEKTSDHAPVWIEIK; encoded by the coding sequence ATGAAGATAGCTACCTATAATGTAAATGGCGTAAATGGACGGTTACCGGTATTGCTGCGCTGGCTTGGAGAAGCAAAGCCGGATGTAGTATGCCTGCAGGAGCTGAAAGCACCACAGGAGAAATTTCCGGAGCAGGCTGTGAAGGACGCCGGTTATCACGCCATCTGGCACGGACAGAAAAGCTGGAACGGCGTGGCCATCCTGGCGCGTAAGGAAGTACCCCAGGAAGTAAGGCGGGCATTGCCCGGTGATCCGGAAGACAGTCACAGCCGTTATATTGAAGCCACCGTAAATGGTATCGTGATCGGTTGTCTCTACCTGCCCAATGGCAATCCGGCCCCCGGTCCCAAGTTCGATTACAAACTAAGCTGGTTTGAACGATTGACCGTACATGCCAAAACACTCCTGGCGCAGGACAAGCCGGTAGTACTGGCCGGTGATTACAATGTAATGCCCACCGAACAGGATGTATACAAACCCGAGCGTTGGGTGGATGATGCCCTCTTCAGGCCCGAAACATGCGCGGCCTTTGCCAAACTGGCCGGGCAGGGATGGACGGATGCACTCCGCAAACTCTATCCCACCGAAAAGATCTACACCTTCTGGGATTACTTCCGCAATGCGTATGGGCGCGATGCCGGTTTACGCATTGATCATTTCCTGCTAAGTCCGCACGTAGCTGGCCGACTCAAAGCCGCCGGTGTAGACCGTCATGTGCGTGGCTGGGAGAAAACAAGCGATCATGCGCCGGTATGGATAGAGATCAAATAG